One part of the Ictidomys tridecemlineatus isolate mIctTri1 chromosome 13, mIctTri1.hap1, whole genome shotgun sequence genome encodes these proteins:
- the Zscan30 gene encoding zinc finger and SCAN domain-containing protein 30 isoform X1, with protein sequence MSEEITALAYHAPKEQEGLIIVKVEEENYVWGQDFGLQRNSQSQEVFRLRFRQFSYSDSSGPREAMSQLKELCSRWLKPEAHSKEQILELLVLEQFLAILPEELQAWMREQGPDNGEEAVTLLEELEKELNESRQQDSARGQKMIWKNTTCTGVLKSLSHSLRSLESQCKSETQEPQDFHERDGKMVADKMLTAKQEIIECVASTAISPGRLLGEIASVQIVEEALDGLDNSEKQRGSATMNKMSQLPSQERQYSLAMFNKKIPTEQCFPECHEIEGNLNLNSNDITPQRIHTGDKLYECFDCGKAFCQSSKLIRHQRIHTGERPYACKECGKAFSLSSDLVRHQRIHSGEKPYECCECGKAFRGSSELIRHRRIHTGEKPYECGECGKAFSRSSALIQHKKIHTGDKGYECIECGKAFGRNSILIEHQRIHTGEKPYECNECGKSFNQSSALTQHQRIHTGEKPYECSECRKTFRHRSGLMQHQRTHTRV encoded by the exons ATGTCAGAAGAGATCACAGCATTGGCTTACCATGCTCCAAAAGAACAAGAAGGACTTATAATTGTGAAGGTTGAAGAAGAAAATTACGTTTGGGGGCAGGACTTTGGCCTTCAGAGGAACTCCCAGAGCCAGGAGGTCTTCCGCCTGCGTTTCAGGCAGTTTAGTTATTCTGACTCCAGTGGGCCCAGAGAAGCTATGAGCCAGCTCAAGGAGCTTTGCTCTCGGTGGCTGAAACCGGAGGCACACTCTAAGGAACAGATATTGGAGCTGTTAGTGCTGGAGCAGTTTCTGGCCATCCTGCCTGAGGAACTGCAGGCCTGGATGCGAGAGCAGGGGCCAGATAATGGAGAAGAAGCTGTGACTCTGCTGGAAGAGTTGGAGAAAGAACTCAATGAATCAAGGCAACAG GACTCTGCTCGTGGCCAGAAAATGATCTGGAAGAACACAACATGCACAGGAGTTCTGAAGTCTCTAAGTCACTCTTTGCGGTCTTTGGAGAGCCAATGCAAGAGTGAGACTCAGGAGCCCCAAGATTTCCACGAGAGAG ATGGCAAGATGGTAGCTGACAAAATGTTGACAGCAAAGCAAGAAATTATTGAATGTGTAGCCTCAACTGCTATATCTCCAGGAAGACTTCTTGGGGAAATTGCTTCAGTACAGATAGTTGAAGAAGCTTTGGACGGTCTGGACAACTCTGAGAAGCAAAGGGGAAGTGCTACAATGAACAAAATGAGTCAGCTCCCTTCCCAGGAAAGACAGTATAGCCTGGCAATGTTCAACAAGAAAATCCCCACAGAGCAGTGTTTCCCTGAATGTCATGAAATTGAAGGAAATCTCAATCTGAACTCAAATGATATTACACCACAGAGAATTCACACAGGGGACAAGCTCTATGAGTGCTTTGACTGTGGGAAAGCCTTTTGCCAGAGCTCAAAGCTGATTAgacatcagagaattcatactggagagagacCTTATGCATGTAAAGAATGTGGTAAAGCCTTCAGTTTGAGCTCAGACCTTGTTAGACATCAGAGAATACACAGTGGTGAAAAACCATATGAATGTTgtgaatgtggaaaagctttcagGGGCAGCTCAGAGCTCATTAGGCATCGGAGaattcacacaggagagaaaccttATGAGTGTggggaatgtgggaaagctttcagCCGGAGCTCAGCCCTTATTCAGCATAAGAAAATTCACACTGGTGATAAAGGCTATGAATGTATTGAATGTGGTAAGGCTTTTGGTAGGAACTCTATCCTTATTGAGCATcaaagaattcacactggagagaaaccttatgaGTGTAATGAATGTGGAAAATCCTTTAATCAGAGCTCAGCCCTTACCcagcaccagagaatccacactggggAGAAACCTTATGAATGTAGTGAATGTAGGAAAACATTTAGACATAGATCAGGTCTTATGCAGCATCAAAGGACACACACCAGAGTTTAA
- the Zscan30 gene encoding zinc finger and SCAN domain-containing protein 30 isoform X2: MVADKMLTAKQEIIECVASTAISPGRLLGEIASVQIVEEALDGLDNSEKQRGSATMNKMSQLPSQERQYSLAMFNKKIPTEQCFPECHEIEGNLNLNSNDITPQRIHTGDKLYECFDCGKAFCQSSKLIRHQRIHTGERPYACKECGKAFSLSSDLVRHQRIHSGEKPYECCECGKAFRGSSELIRHRRIHTGEKPYECGECGKAFSRSSALIQHKKIHTGDKGYECIECGKAFGRNSILIEHQRIHTGEKPYECNECGKSFNQSSALTQHQRIHTGEKPYECSECRKTFRHRSGLMQHQRTHTRV; the protein is encoded by the coding sequence ATGGTAGCTGACAAAATGTTGACAGCAAAGCAAGAAATTATTGAATGTGTAGCCTCAACTGCTATATCTCCAGGAAGACTTCTTGGGGAAATTGCTTCAGTACAGATAGTTGAAGAAGCTTTGGACGGTCTGGACAACTCTGAGAAGCAAAGGGGAAGTGCTACAATGAACAAAATGAGTCAGCTCCCTTCCCAGGAAAGACAGTATAGCCTGGCAATGTTCAACAAGAAAATCCCCACAGAGCAGTGTTTCCCTGAATGTCATGAAATTGAAGGAAATCTCAATCTGAACTCAAATGATATTACACCACAGAGAATTCACACAGGGGACAAGCTCTATGAGTGCTTTGACTGTGGGAAAGCCTTTTGCCAGAGCTCAAAGCTGATTAgacatcagagaattcatactggagagagacCTTATGCATGTAAAGAATGTGGTAAAGCCTTCAGTTTGAGCTCAGACCTTGTTAGACATCAGAGAATACACAGTGGTGAAAAACCATATGAATGTTgtgaatgtggaaaagctttcagGGGCAGCTCAGAGCTCATTAGGCATCGGAGaattcacacaggagagaaaccttATGAGTGTggggaatgtgggaaagctttcagCCGGAGCTCAGCCCTTATTCAGCATAAGAAAATTCACACTGGTGATAAAGGCTATGAATGTATTGAATGTGGTAAGGCTTTTGGTAGGAACTCTATCCTTATTGAGCATcaaagaattcacactggagagaaaccttatgaGTGTAATGAATGTGGAAAATCCTTTAATCAGAGCTCAGCCCTTACCcagcaccagagaatccacactggggAGAAACCTTATGAATGTAGTGAATGTAGGAAAACATTTAGACATAGATCAGGTCTTATGCAGCATCAAAGGACACACACCAGAGTTTAA